A single genomic interval of Halomonas sp. GT harbors:
- a CDS encoding OmpW/AlkL family protein: MSKLKLVSAAVLSASALVASQAALAYEAGDVFVRGGVAQTDTGSGNGNVGAADLNVQSARGFTFGAGYLFTDKLGAELNSSEKFEHDLNTSPGGSAGSVDRLPINLMVNYYPMGGLDSKVQPYVGVGLNYTRFSGEPTGLSVDESYGAIGQAGVDLAVTDNVMLNGYVSYADVNADINASGNKVGEVNMEPVTIGGGVTYRF; the protein is encoded by the coding sequence ATGAGTAAATTAAAATTAGTATCTGCTGCTGTTCTTTCCGCTAGCGCATTGGTCGCCAGCCAAGCAGCACTCGCTTACGAAGCAGGTGACGTTTTCGTACGTGGTGGTGTCGCCCAAACGGATACGGGTTCTGGAAATGGCAATGTTGGCGCGGCAGATCTAAACGTACAAAGCGCGCGAGGATTTACGTTTGGCGCGGGTTACCTGTTCACCGATAAGCTTGGCGCTGAACTGAACAGCTCCGAGAAGTTTGAACACGACCTCAACACCAGTCCTGGTGGCAGCGCAGGCAGCGTAGATCGTTTGCCAATTAATCTGATGGTTAACTACTATCCGATGGGCGGTTTGGACTCTAAAGTTCAGCCCTATGTCGGCGTTGGCTTGAACTACACTCGCTTCTCAGGCGAGCCCACTGGCCTAAGCGTGGATGAAAGCTATGGCGCGATAGGTCAGGCGGGGGTTGATTTAGCGGTTACCGATAACGTCATGCTGAATGGTTACGTTAGCTACGCAGACGTGAATGCCGACATTAATGCAAGTGGTAACAAGGTCGGTGAAGTAAACATGGAACCAGTCACTATCGGTGGTGGCGTTACTTACCGCTTCTAA
- the mpl gene encoding UDP-N-acetylmuramate:L-alanyl-gamma-D-glutamyl-meso-diaminopimelate ligase: protein MRLHIMGICGTFMGSLALLARELGHQVSGSDTNVYPPMSTQLEEAGITLMEGYRAENLADQPALVIVGNALSRGNPEVEALLNSGLSYTSGAQWLAEHVLPGRQVIAVAGTHGKTTTASLLAWLLESAGFTPGFLIGGVPRNFGVSARLGHHNSPFIVEADEYDTAFFDKRSKFVHYRPQIAVMNNLEFDHADIFPDLAAIERQFHHLVRTVPSRGCLLVADQQPALERVLGMGSWSSVEHFGTLESSEWQLRLERADGSRFQVLHIGANGEEDGVVEWALTGEHNARNALAALAAASRCGVNLPRACAALARFKTPRRRQEIIGEVDGVQVIDDFAHHPTAIAATLKGLRAATTKGRLLAVIEPRSNTMRLGALRARLNESVADADAVFWFQPAGLDWSMEALVAEQGERAELYSDIDALVKAVVTHASPLDRIVVMSNGGFEGVHQRLLSALSAKEQTE, encoded by the coding sequence ATGCGTCTGCATATTATGGGTATCTGCGGCACTTTTATGGGGAGCCTGGCTTTGCTAGCGCGTGAGTTAGGGCATCAGGTGAGCGGCTCAGATACGAATGTGTATCCTCCCATGAGCACCCAGTTAGAAGAGGCGGGGATAACCTTGATGGAGGGATATCGCGCTGAAAATCTTGCTGATCAGCCTGCACTTGTCATTGTGGGAAATGCGTTATCTCGGGGTAACCCCGAAGTCGAGGCGCTGCTAAATAGCGGTTTGTCCTATACCTCAGGTGCTCAGTGGCTGGCTGAGCATGTACTGCCTGGCAGGCAAGTCATTGCCGTTGCAGGTACTCACGGTAAGACCACCACTGCCAGCCTTTTAGCATGGTTATTGGAAAGCGCTGGCTTTACGCCTGGATTTTTAATTGGTGGTGTGCCGCGTAATTTTGGTGTGTCGGCACGCTTAGGTCATCACAATAGCCCCTTCATTGTCGAGGCTGACGAGTACGATACGGCATTTTTTGACAAGCGCTCTAAGTTTGTTCACTACCGCCCCCAGATTGCGGTGATGAACAACTTAGAGTTTGACCATGCCGATATATTCCCTGACCTTGCTGCGATTGAGCGCCAGTTCCACCATTTGGTACGAACAGTGCCGAGCCGAGGTTGCTTACTAGTTGCTGATCAACAGCCTGCGCTTGAGCGTGTTCTGGGAATGGGGTCGTGGTCGTCGGTCGAGCATTTCGGCACATTAGAGAGCAGTGAGTGGCAACTGCGTTTGGAACGTGCTGATGGTAGCCGTTTTCAGGTGCTCCACATCGGGGCAAACGGTGAAGAGGATGGCGTGGTCGAATGGGCGTTAACGGGTGAGCACAACGCGCGCAATGCACTCGCGGCACTTGCTGCAGCGAGCCGTTGCGGTGTGAATCTCCCTCGCGCTTGTGCCGCTCTCGCGCGTTTTAAAACACCCCGTCGGCGTCAAGAAATCATCGGTGAAGTGGACGGCGTACAAGTTATTGATGACTTTGCCCACCATCCAACAGCAATTGCAGCGACGTTAAAAGGGTTGCGCGCAGCCACCACCAAAGGGCGACTACTCGCGGTGATTGAGCCTCGTTCCAACACCATGCGTTTAGGCGCTCTACGTGCTCGACTAAACGAGAGCGTTGCCGATGCGGATGCGGTGTTCTGGTTTCAACCGGCAGGGCTTGACTGGTCAATGGAGGCGTTAGTGGCTGAACAAGGCGAACGCGCTGAGCTATATAGCGATATCGATGCACTTGTTAAGGCGGTTGTTACTCACGCGTCGCCACTCGACCGTATTGTTGTTATGTCCAATGGTGGTTTCGAGGGCGTTCACCAGCGTCTATTGAGTGCGCTGTCTGCCAAGGAGCAAACTGAGTGA
- a CDS encoding LysR family transcriptional regulator: MEIRWLEDFIALARTRHFSRAADEQHVTQPTFSRRIKLLEEEMGVTLINRQTLPLSLTPAGEEFLTLCEQVTDRVRLTRDRVREISAGQQRRIMVAAPQSLLPQFLPEWLASTGWQERIQPYLRATGWVASDYFQALGRAECDLAICYWPIGRCDLDIDTSACTYRVIGHERLIPVTGLDANGAPCALLPGSRQQPAPWLAYPKRGLLGSAVKAHLARLPQSTYLMAQSENLYAAGIKELVLLGYGMSWLPERNIAAELSNGTLIRAGDSRWDVPMELRLYRHQNQHHAELDSLWSELAPLRN, from the coding sequence ATGGAAATTCGCTGGCTAGAAGACTTTATTGCCCTGGCCAGAACACGACACTTCTCTCGCGCAGCGGATGAGCAGCACGTCACACAGCCCACCTTTTCCAGGCGCATTAAGTTGCTAGAGGAAGAGATGGGCGTGACGCTGATCAACCGGCAGACATTGCCGCTTTCGCTAACCCCCGCGGGAGAGGAGTTCCTGACGCTTTGCGAACAGGTAACCGATCGCGTGCGTTTAACACGTGACCGTGTGCGAGAAATCAGCGCCGGACAGCAGCGCCGTATCATGGTGGCTGCTCCGCAGAGCTTACTCCCGCAGTTTTTGCCAGAATGGCTTGCCTCTACGGGTTGGCAAGAGCGTATACAGCCGTACTTACGAGCGACTGGCTGGGTGGCGAGCGACTATTTTCAAGCACTTGGCCGTGCAGAATGCGATCTTGCTATTTGCTATTGGCCAATCGGGCGTTGCGATCTAGACATTGATACCAGTGCTTGCACGTATCGAGTCATTGGCCACGAGCGTTTGATTCCTGTTACAGGCTTAGATGCTAATGGCGCACCTTGTGCGTTGCTGCCCGGCTCACGGCAGCAACCCGCGCCTTGGCTGGCCTATCCAAAGCGGGGCCTATTGGGCTCAGCGGTAAAGGCGCATCTCGCTCGCCTACCGCAGAGCACCTACCTCATGGCGCAAAGTGAAAATCTCTATGCGGCGGGTATTAAAGAGCTGGTGCTTCTCGGCTATGGCATGAGCTGGCTACCTGAACGCAACATAGCCGCTGAGCTCTCCAACGGCACATTAATCAGAGCAGGCGATAGCCGTTGGGATGTCCCGATGGAACTGCGACTATATCGGCATCAAAACCAGCATCACGCAGAGCTGGATAGCCTATGGAGTGAGCTCGCTCCGCTGCGCAATTAA
- a CDS encoding ABC transporter ATP-binding protein produces the protein MSAQVETRSTSPNQAMSTQTKSSTQTTPTQNEESSESLLQIRGLKKRFSLSGDFLDQLRFKGGKLVRHQEHVHAINGVNLDIKRGEALCVVGESGCGKSTVARTVMGLLTPTEGEIRYDGQRIDNLSSRQLLPYRKRMQMIFQNPYASLNPRMTIQQTLEEPLRLHHPDWSREKILDKVQDVMSSVGIDPDWGKRFGHEFSGGQRQRIAIARALAVDPEFIVADEPISALDVSIQAQVLNLLMEAQQARNLTYLFITHDLAVVEHFGTRVAVMYLGTVCEVATTATLFAKPRHPYTQALLSAIPRLKDDRPQHIRLTGEVPTPVNLPSGCVFHGRCPYANARCHQEIPALQTQDDGTRVACHAVEEGRL, from the coding sequence ATGAGTGCTCAGGTAGAAACCCGAAGTACGTCGCCGAATCAAGCTATGTCTACTCAAACCAAGTCGTCTACTCAAACGACGCCCACTCAAAATGAAGAGAGCAGCGAATCACTACTACAAATTCGTGGCCTTAAGAAGCGCTTTTCATTATCAGGGGATTTTTTGGACCAGCTGCGCTTTAAAGGCGGCAAGTTGGTACGTCACCAAGAGCATGTCCACGCGATTAATGGCGTCAACCTTGATATCAAACGGGGGGAAGCGCTGTGTGTAGTTGGTGAATCTGGCTGTGGTAAGTCCACAGTTGCTAGAACTGTTATGGGCTTACTCACCCCCACAGAGGGTGAGATTCGCTATGACGGACAGCGTATCGATAACTTAAGCTCGCGCCAACTATTACCTTATCGCAAGCGTATGCAGATGATATTTCAGAATCCTTACGCCTCGCTTAATCCACGGATGACGATTCAGCAAACGCTGGAAGAACCATTACGTTTGCACCACCCAGACTGGAGCCGTGAGAAAATACTCGATAAAGTTCAGGACGTTATGAGTTCAGTGGGGATAGACCCCGACTGGGGCAAGCGTTTTGGGCATGAGTTTTCCGGCGGCCAGCGCCAGCGTATCGCCATAGCACGCGCCCTAGCCGTCGATCCTGAGTTTATTGTTGCCGACGAGCCCATTTCGGCACTGGATGTATCCATTCAGGCGCAAGTACTCAACCTACTAATGGAGGCGCAACAAGCACGTAACCTGACCTATCTATTTATCACCCACGATTTGGCAGTTGTTGAGCACTTTGGTACCCGCGTAGCAGTGATGTATTTAGGCACGGTTTGTGAAGTGGCCACAACGGCAACGCTATTTGCTAAACCGCGCCATCCCTATACCCAGGCGCTACTATCCGCCATTCCTCGCTTAAAAGATGATCGCCCCCAGCATATTCGTCTTACTGGCGAAGTGCCTACACCGGTCAACTTACCGAGCGGCTGCGTATTCCATGGCCGTTGCCCCTATGCCAACGCCCGCTGCCATCAGGAAATCCCTGCTCTGCAAACGCAGGATGACGGCACTCGCGTTGCGTGCCACGCTGTTGAAGAAGGCCGCCTATGA
- a CDS encoding ABC transporter permease, which translates to MTTPTTTTAPSRWERLRDSYLWYSFKRDRTAQLCLAMFICLVIAAFSAPLLAPTDPYDLRYIDIMSSELPPFWIDGADERYSLGTDAQGRDLWSIILYGTRVSLLIGFGAVILQALLGVTFGLMAGYLGGRIDAFLMRLADIQLSFSTLMVAIVVGALVKATMGSAFYSQYAVLMLILIIGLAEWPQYARTVRASVLAEKNKEYVDAARVMGLRSKRIMFRHVLPNTMSPIFVISTVQIANAIISEAALSFLGLGMPETHPSLGSLIKSGFDYIQSGSWWITLIPGAVLVVLVLSINLLGDWLRDVMNPRLYKG; encoded by the coding sequence ATGACAACGCCCACAACAACGACTGCACCTAGCCGCTGGGAACGCTTGCGCGACTCCTACTTATGGTACAGCTTTAAGCGCGACCGCACGGCTCAACTGTGCCTTGCGATGTTTATTTGCCTAGTTATTGCAGCCTTTTCAGCGCCATTGCTAGCCCCAACTGATCCTTATGACCTACGTTATATCGACATTATGTCGTCAGAGCTGCCCCCCTTTTGGATTGATGGTGCCGATGAGCGTTACAGCCTAGGCACCGATGCCCAGGGGCGCGACTTATGGTCGATTATTCTCTACGGCACCCGCGTATCGCTACTGATTGGTTTTGGCGCTGTCATACTTCAAGCACTGCTCGGCGTAACGTTTGGCTTAATGGCAGGCTACCTAGGCGGCCGCATCGATGCTTTTTTGATGCGCTTAGCTGATATCCAGCTTTCATTTTCCACCCTGATGGTCGCTATCGTGGTGGGCGCGCTAGTGAAAGCTACCATGGGTAGTGCGTTTTACAGCCAATATGCCGTGCTCATGCTTATTTTGATTATCGGGTTAGCCGAATGGCCTCAGTATGCACGCACGGTACGCGCCTCTGTGCTGGCTGAGAAAAATAAAGAGTACGTTGATGCTGCACGCGTTATGGGCCTGCGTAGCAAACGTATAATGTTCCGCCATGTGCTGCCTAATACCATGTCGCCGATTTTTGTTATCTCAACGGTGCAAATTGCTAACGCGATTATTTCAGAGGCAGCCCTATCGTTTTTAGGCTTGGGAATGCCCGAAACCCACCCATCGCTTGGGTCGCTGATCAAATCGGGATTTGACTATATCCAATCGGGGTCTTGGTGGATCACTCTGATTCCTGGTGCGGTACTAGTTGTGCTGGTGCTGTCTATCAATCTATTGGGTGATTGGCTGCGCGATGTCATGAACCCACGACTCTATAAAGGCTGA
- a CDS encoding ABC transporter ATP-binding protein: MALLEVSQLDVRFALRQGEVRALRDVNFTLERGERLGIVGESGAGKSVAAFSLLNLIAKPGFIAGGSIKFEGQTLNTMSERGLRKIRGNRISMIFQDPMMTLNPVLSIGEQMVECLKAHRRISTKEARAISFDKLRQVQIPSPETRLDQYPHELSGGMRQRIIIAIALLLDPDIIIADEPTTALDVTIQAEIMALLLELCEQHNVGLILITHDLGVVSQVTQRMLVMYAGRVIEQGLTREIINDPQHPYTQGLINALPQMATPGEKLNQIRGSMPSLSNLPSGCAFHPRCDFINRADGQPRPACTQQVPEFVESGNCRVACHMVAEMLEDRRLKEETQ, encoded by the coding sequence ATGGCACTACTTGAAGTCTCACAACTCGACGTACGTTTTGCCCTTCGCCAAGGTGAAGTGCGCGCTCTTCGCGATGTCAATTTCACCCTGGAGCGCGGCGAGCGCTTAGGTATCGTGGGCGAGTCGGGCGCGGGTAAATCCGTGGCCGCCTTCTCGCTGCTTAACCTAATCGCCAAACCCGGCTTTATAGCGGGTGGCAGCATTAAATTTGAGGGTCAGACGCTTAACACCATGTCCGAGCGCGGTCTGCGAAAAATACGCGGCAACCGCATCTCGATGATCTTCCAAGACCCGATGATGACGCTAAACCCTGTGCTCTCGATTGGTGAACAGATGGTCGAGTGCTTAAAAGCCCATCGACGTATCTCCACCAAAGAAGCACGCGCCATTTCTTTTGATAAATTGCGTCAAGTTCAGATTCCGTCACCAGAAACACGCTTAGATCAATATCCCCACGAGCTTTCTGGTGGTATGCGTCAGCGTATAATTATCGCCATCGCCCTCCTGCTCGACCCCGATATTATTATTGCCGATGAACCGACCACCGCCCTGGACGTGACCATCCAAGCGGAAATCATGGCGCTGTTGCTTGAGCTATGCGAACAGCACAACGTCGGCCTGATTCTCATCACCCACGACCTGGGTGTCGTGAGTCAGGTCACCCAGCGCATGTTGGTCATGTATGCCGGTCGCGTTATTGAGCAAGGCCTAACACGGGAAATCATCAATGATCCACAGCACCCCTATACTCAAGGCCTGATCAACGCGTTACCGCAAATGGCCACCCCAGGTGAAAAGCTCAACCAGATCCGCGGCAGCATGCCGTCTCTCTCGAACTTACCTAGCGGCTGCGCGTTTCATCCTCGCTGCGACTTCATCAATAGAGCCGATGGTCAACCCCGGCCTGCCTGTACCCAGCAAGTGCCTGAATTTGTCGAATCCGGCAATTGCCGTGTCGCCTGCCATATGGTGGCTGAAATGCTTGAAGATCGTCGCCTGAAGGAGGAAACACAATGA
- a CDS encoding ABC transporter substrate-binding protein, with translation MTFKKTLLASVIGAVVAGTTMLPMTASAETLRIGYSADPETLDIHEQLSGGMLRLSHLAFDPLVRWTKDFQFEPRLATEWEQVDETTTRMTLREGVTFHSGNEFTAKDVVWTIERLKESPDYRAIFEPVAGAEAVDDYTVEITTTEPYPLLLNLATYIFPMDSEFYTGETESGNEKAEIVKAGNSFASRNVSGTGPFIITERRQGVRVDFERFEDYWDTDSEGNVSKIVLTPIAENASRVAALLSGGVDFIDAVPPNDLDRVREANDANLVEIAGTRIIGFQLNEERVEAFQDVRVRQAVDLAINQEGIADRLMRGFATPAGQFSPEGYSGHNPDLVPRYDIEGAKELMAEAGYEEGFSVDMIAPNNRYVNDAQIAQAVANMLAQININVNLRTMPLAQYWPEYDTRESDIAMIGWHADTEDTANFFQYLSFCIDEETGVGQYNYGSYCNEEIDALVTAADSETDLEKRNEMLREAEAMLYEDVGYIMLHWQNLAYGAADGIDIEPIVNAIDFPYLGDLVINR, from the coding sequence ATGACGTTTAAGAAAACGCTACTGGCTTCTGTTATTGGTGCTGTGGTTGCAGGCACGACGATGCTGCCCATGACCGCTAGCGCAGAAACCCTGCGCATTGGTTATTCTGCCGACCCTGAAACCCTTGATATCCATGAGCAGTTATCGGGCGGCATGCTGCGCCTTTCACACTTAGCGTTTGATCCGCTGGTACGTTGGACAAAAGATTTTCAGTTTGAGCCACGTCTGGCGACCGAATGGGAACAGGTAGACGAAACGACGACACGGATGACGCTGCGAGAAGGCGTCACGTTCCATTCAGGTAACGAGTTCACCGCCAAAGATGTGGTATGGACCATTGAACGTCTGAAAGAAAGCCCCGATTATCGCGCTATTTTTGAGCCCGTCGCAGGTGCTGAAGCAGTTGACGATTACACTGTCGAAATTACAACCACTGAGCCCTACCCGCTACTGCTAAACCTTGCAACTTATATCTTCCCCATGGATAGCGAGTTCTACACGGGTGAAACCGAAAGCGGCAATGAAAAAGCTGAAATCGTAAAAGCGGGCAACTCATTTGCATCGCGAAATGTCTCCGGCACTGGCCCATTTATTATCACTGAACGCCGTCAAGGTGTCCGCGTTGATTTTGAACGCTTTGAGGATTACTGGGATACCGACAGCGAAGGTAACGTTTCTAAAATTGTCCTGACGCCCATTGCTGAAAATGCCTCACGCGTGGCGGCACTACTGTCAGGCGGCGTTGACTTTATTGATGCAGTACCCCCCAACGACCTGGATCGTGTACGTGAGGCTAACGATGCCAATCTAGTAGAGATTGCAGGTACACGCATCATTGGCTTCCAGCTCAACGAAGAACGCGTTGAAGCCTTCCAAGATGTACGTGTTCGCCAAGCCGTTGACTTAGCAATTAATCAAGAAGGTATTGCCGACCGATTGATGCGCGGTTTCGCCACGCCAGCTGGCCAGTTCTCTCCAGAAGGATACTCTGGCCACAACCCTGACTTAGTGCCTCGTTATGACATTGAAGGTGCCAAAGAGCTAATGGCAGAAGCGGGCTACGAGGAAGGGTTCAGCGTTGACATGATCGCGCCTAATAACCGCTATGTGAACGATGCTCAGATTGCTCAAGCAGTGGCTAACATGCTGGCACAAATTAACATTAATGTTAATTTGCGCACGATGCCGCTTGCTCAGTACTGGCCCGAATACGATACTCGCGAATCTGACATTGCAATGATTGGCTGGCATGCGGACACCGAAGACACCGCTAACTTCTTCCAATATCTCTCTTTCTGCATTGATGAAGAGACCGGCGTTGGTCAATACAACTACGGCAGCTATTGCAACGAAGAAATTGATGCGCTTGTTACTGCGGCAGATAGCGAAACTGATTTAGAAAAACGCAATGAAATGCTGCGTGAAGCGGAAGCCATGCTCTATGAAGACGTAGGCTACATCATGTTGCATTGGCAAAACCTCGCCTATGGCGCTGCTGACGGCATAGATATCGAACCAATCGTTAACGCCATTGACTTCCCCTATCTAGGTGATCTGGTAATTAATCGCTAA
- a CDS encoding glutaredoxin family protein produces MRVLIRYFFRGVRLILAPVMLISEKLSTPKSVERTEEEQAKVDAACEHLALYQFRTCPFCIKVRKEIARLGLKIELRDAQLDPAHKKALQEGGGKVKVPCLKINHEDGREEWLYESDAINRWLHQHFA; encoded by the coding sequence ATGCGTGTTTTGATTCGCTATTTCTTCAGAGGTGTCCGCCTTATTCTAGCCCCCGTCATGTTGATCTCAGAGAAGCTTTCAACCCCTAAATCTGTAGAGCGTACCGAGGAAGAGCAAGCTAAGGTCGATGCCGCCTGTGAACACCTAGCTCTCTATCAGTTCCGGACATGTCCTTTCTGCATCAAAGTACGTAAAGAAATCGCTCGGTTGGGCCTAAAGATCGAATTGCGCGATGCTCAGCTAGACCCTGCTCATAAAAAAGCCCTTCAAGAAGGCGGTGGCAAAGTCAAAGTTCCCTGCTTAAAAATTAATCATGAAGACGGCCGGGAAGAGTGGCTCTACGAGTCAGATGCCATTAACCGCTGGTTGCACCAACATTTCGCTTAA
- the pepQ gene encoding Xaa-Pro dipeptidase: MSASLFNLQREHLAHLQQAYSDLLDSHRLDSLAIYSGHTAPHFGDDQTPTFQTYGHFMHWVGIADIQHSWLVIQPGKRPQLYLYAPADFWHLPTRLPEEPWVTEFDIHLCSEKTTPTLAGRAAVIGDIEATTRQALDAQYQPEPLIKALDELRMFKTAYEIACLSEANRLAIAGHQAAQAAFIGISAELDIQLAYLAASRQRESDVPYQNIIGLNDHAGVLHYQHYDLKSPTQRHSLLVDAGRRFRGYCADITRTYAGPDAPALYRDLIDGIHQLKDTLVRSVAPGVEFMALHEQMHRLLADILIANDLFQGSAEQAVDEGITRAFCPHGLGHSLGLQVHDVAGLRHPDGTPSPAPEQHPALRLTRTLRPGMVVTIEPGFYYIPMLLKPLRDEALPINWRAVDSLANCGGIRIEDNVVVTESGFKNLTP, from the coding sequence ATGTCAGCTTCTTTGTTTAACCTGCAGCGCGAACACCTAGCGCATTTACAGCAAGCGTATTCAGACCTGTTAGACAGTCACCGTCTCGATAGCTTGGCTATCTATAGCGGCCACACAGCCCCACACTTTGGCGACGACCAAACGCCAACCTTCCAGACTTACGGCCATTTTATGCACTGGGTAGGCATAGCCGATATCCAGCACAGTTGGCTGGTGATTCAACCAGGCAAGCGCCCACAGCTGTACTTGTATGCGCCAGCGGATTTCTGGCATTTGCCTACTCGCCTGCCTGAAGAGCCATGGGTGACTGAGTTTGATATTCATCTATGTAGTGAAAAAACTACGCCAACGTTAGCCGGTCGCGCTGCCGTGATCGGCGATATTGAGGCCACCACGCGACAAGCATTAGACGCGCAGTATCAGCCCGAACCGCTGATTAAGGCGCTAGATGAACTTCGCATGTTTAAGACGGCTTATGAAATAGCCTGTTTGAGCGAAGCTAACCGACTTGCTATAGCAGGGCATCAAGCCGCGCAGGCTGCTTTTATTGGCATATCGGCAGAGTTAGATATTCAACTGGCCTACCTAGCTGCCAGCAGACAGCGTGAATCCGATGTCCCCTATCAGAACATCATAGGACTGAATGATCATGCGGGCGTATTACATTACCAACACTATGATCTAAAAAGTCCCACGCAACGACATAGCCTACTGGTGGACGCTGGTCGCCGTTTTCGCGGTTACTGCGCTGATATTACACGCACTTATGCAGGCCCTGACGCGCCAGCCCTCTATCGCGATTTAATTGACGGTATCCACCAGTTAAAAGACACGCTTGTCCGAAGCGTTGCTCCAGGCGTGGAGTTCATGGCGCTACATGAGCAAATGCATCGTTTGTTGGCAGATATTCTGATTGCCAATGATCTTTTTCAGGGTAGTGCAGAACAGGCAGTTGATGAGGGGATTACGCGGGCCTTTTGCCCACACGGATTAGGGCATTCGTTGGGGCTACAGGTTCATGATGTGGCAGGGCTTCGTCATCCAGACGGAACGCCCTCACCTGCTCCTGAACAACACCCAGCGCTACGTTTAACCCGTACACTGCGCCCAGGCATGGTAGTAACCATAGAGCCTGGATTCTACTATATCCCTATGTTGCTGAAACCATTGCGCGACGAGGCACTGCCGATTAACTGGAGAGCCGTTGATTCGTTAGCCAACTGTGGCGGCATCCGTATTGAAGATAACGTTGTCGTCACAGAGAGTGGCTTCAAAAACTTGACCCCCTGA
- a CDS encoding ABC transporter permease has translation MIAFLIKRLMHAILVMFVISVLAFAIQDNLGDPVQQMVGQSVPESEREAIRERLGLNDSFLVQYVRFAKNAVQGDFGYSYFYREPALEVIARHLPATLELVFAATLIIVLFSVPIGVYSAIKPRSPISRFFMGASIIGISIPVFLTAILLIQIFSIGITITLFPESTSWGAWLNSLLSTEGNMPSFGRGYDLVHVVGHWDTNLATWNGLQHLVLPAISLASIMLPLFIRLIRAEMMEVLQSEYVKYARAKGISMRRVYFVHALKNTMLPVITVGGVQIGTMVAYTILTETVFQWPGMGLMFLDAINRADIPLIVTYLMIVGVIFVVTNTIVDLIYGFVNPTVKLTGKPA, from the coding sequence ATGATTGCTTTTCTAATCAAGCGCCTGATGCACGCGATATTGGTGATGTTTGTCATCAGTGTACTGGCCTTCGCCATCCAGGATAACCTGGGTGACCCTGTACAACAGATGGTCGGACAGTCGGTCCCCGAAAGTGAACGTGAAGCTATTCGCGAGCGCTTAGGCTTAAATGATTCGTTTTTAGTTCAGTATGTACGCTTTGCTAAAAATGCGGTGCAAGGCGATTTTGGGTACTCCTATTTCTACCGCGAACCTGCGCTGGAAGTAATTGCTAGGCACTTACCCGCAACCCTCGAACTGGTTTTTGCGGCTACGCTCATTATTGTACTTTTTTCAGTGCCAATCGGCGTTTATAGCGCGATAAAACCACGCTCTCCTATATCACGTTTTTTTATGGGCGCCTCAATTATTGGCATTTCAATACCGGTGTTTTTGACCGCCATTTTATTGATTCAGATTTTCTCGATTGGGATCACGATCACCCTGTTTCCTGAAAGTACCAGCTGGGGAGCTTGGTTAAATAGCCTGCTGTCGACAGAAGGTAATATGCCATCGTTTGGCCGTGGCTATGACTTAGTGCATGTGGTAGGCCACTGGGACACCAACTTAGCCACGTGGAATGGCTTACAGCATTTGGTACTACCCGCTATTTCACTCGCCTCCATTATGTTGCCGCTGTTTATCCGCCTGATTCGCGCAGAAATGATGGAAGTGCTGCAATCAGAGTATGTGAAGTACGCCAGAGCGAAAGGCATTTCAATGCGACGTGTTTACTTTGTTCACGCGCTTAAAAATACCATGCTGCCGGTGATTACCGTTGGCGGCGTACAGATCGGTACCATGGTGGCTTACACCATTTTGACCGAAACCGTTTTCCAATGGCCGGGCATGGGACTGATGTTCCTTGATGCTATTAACCGAGCCGATATACCGCTAATTGTTACTTACTTGATGATTGTCGGCGTCATTTTCGTGGTGACGAACACCATTGTGGATTTGATCTACGGCTTCGTGAACCCCACCGTAAAACTGACAGGTAAGCCCGCATGA